One genomic region from Amphiprion ocellaris isolate individual 3 ecotype Okinawa chromosome 20, ASM2253959v1, whole genome shotgun sequence encodes:
- the si:ch211-266g18.10 gene encoding titin isoform X10, which translates to MAEGAKPASATAAGGSNGAAAPQPGFLRSGALSLLNKLKVSVELLIALAALLSWVVVGVVMFDFVEYKAVPDIQQIITDPVKAVNDAVDEATSLLNKFQECAPDLSDPMSAATYAAEEISAAKDGVVRYFSDEEGTFYLSYIDPVVIGRRAFHSTNDFMCGVVGGCRDTLCTVVDSILDTIQEINKGKIDLSYIDPVVIGRGVFNVTNEFVCGVVGYIQGVLCSILDTILDVVKGVTDISFIDPVVIGRNTFGATNDFVNGIVGYIQSVLCTIIDSILEIVKGTTDISFIDPVVIGRNVFSVTNDFVSGIAGYIQDVLCVILDVILDTLKDIQQAVGFSPMSVLKTTADITKEQISMLVSYFSATLIGEEGIMPEVSLDPMKVVEDAVLEFTDKKDLFVAYMSSMLVGDQGEPAAPPVVNVVTEKDEAVAAPSDINLVRRKGEFLPPFEKVAEILHTAKDEAAPAAELSEDSKTEEEEEEKEEEEEEEEAEVPPEAASEADVQDAEEDEVKHVDLEEKESETPLEEEILDHDSKEEEKEEADKEEEEEIITEEAAEQLEKEEGEEQEEDKKEEEGEEDQGKTEEAVDEEDEEAQAADGVVEDKEEEEEIKTEDVLVEEEEEEVEEEIKTEDYLVEEEEEEVEEEIKTDDVLVEEEEEEEEEEIKTEDDLVEEEEEKEEEEIKTEDDLVEEEEEEEEEEIETEDALVEEEEEEEEETKTIDALVEEEEEEETKTEDALLEDEDEEEEEEAKPEEVLLEDEEKEKEEEETKTEEDLAEDEDEEKEEETKTEDVLLEDEDEEEEEEEDEEDDKTKTDKDLAEDVEKEEPKLEDLAEEEEEEEEEEEEEEEEQEEEEEVKSEEEDERVQQTIKITDDDARDQFEKTDEEDQDLEMDNEDEEEEEGEKLDYVEIKEDDKDAEEEPLVQQLDLKILASEKLHIDQIPESEEETLLPEHDEDEFADIVDDHDENNNNSESRKTEPKRKRKVHVPFEKLRRVGSRAPHKEEHLSKHEKVLKEAKERHAIKEVKDAIVKEEEPVKKALKEEEDAKKLPKEKKQVKKLLKEEKEIKKPSKEKKEVKKPAKEEEEVKKPLKEEKVKKQLKEEKEVKKPPKEHKEVRKHKRLSKKEEEVKERPKEEKEIKKPLRDKKEVKKPPREEKETKKPPKEEKEIKKPPKKEKEEKRPPKAAEVTKEEKKPPKEEKEEKKPIKEAKDKHKPENKEERALKKERDVKKPLKEEKEVKKSPKEEERPSKKEKEVRKLLKEEKEAKKPAKEDKEEEKPLKTEREEKIPSKKQKEVKKPPKEEKEVKKPPKEEKEVKKPQKEEKEPKKPTKDEKEPEKPTKDEKEPKKPTKEEKEIKKPQKEDKEVKKPLKKEKEEKETPKEKREVKKPSKEDKKEKKPIKEETEDEKPHKEAKIPTKDEKEVKKPHKEEKEVKKPPKEEKEGKKPLKDKEIEKLLKQVKEEKESPKDKKGVKQPSEDKKVKKPIKDEKEEKKPLEEKREMKKPSKEDKEEKKPLKEKKEVKKPSEEEKKPLKEKKEVKKPSEEEKKPLKEKKEVKKPSEEEKKPLKEKKEVKKPSEEEKKPLKEKKEVKKPSEEEKKPLKEKKEVKKPSEEEKKPLKEREVKTPPKEDKKEKEEKKPIKEAKKEAESKKEKISKDGKEPIKPSKQEKEIKTTTKEDKEPTKKRVTKTEAKPKKSAKRIKVVKKEVASVLKKEHLNVTKAAEEPKKSAKVLKFAKKQIAPALKKEHKNVTKAAEVPEVPKVTAKPEVTKKVAAPKEAKKEPKQKIKRKPVKPDIDAVKEKEKAAPKKKEAEVSELKPKPGQKDAAVTKEKAKRAPPKKEVPKKKAKAAPAKKEAAAPKEKVKPVILTKEQEGAPKNATLAKERVKIVPMKKVVKAPKKEVKAVSAKTKSAKIKTKPTPVVKEAEAPHKNVSLTKEKVKVVPLKKVPVTPKEKVKAAPTKKEAEVLKEKKAEPVTPKKAAKPTPAKKKKVPETPKEKVKPALTKKEAELLKEKKPEPVTPKKEAEVLKEKKAEPVTPKKEAEVLKEKVAEPVTPKKAPVSKAKPTPAKKKKEPAKIKTKPAPVVKEAEAPHKNVSLTKEKVKVVPLKKVPVTPKEKVKPPPTKKEAEVLKERKAEPVTPKKEAEVLKEKKAEPVTPKKAPVSKAKPAPAKKKKEAKVLKEKKPEPVTPKKASVAKTKPAPVVKEAEAPHKNVSLSKERVKVVPLKKVPVTPKEKVKPAPTKKEAEVLKEKKAEPVTPKKAPVSKAKPAPAKKKKVPVTPKEKVEPAPTKKDAEVLKEKKAEPVIPKKAPVSKAKPAPAKKKKEVEAPKEKVKPVILTKEQEGAPKNATLAKERVKIVPMKKEVKVPKEKVKVSAKTKPAKIKTKPTPVVKEAEAPHKNISLTKEKVKVVPLKKVPVTLKEKVKPAPVKKEAEVLKEKKAEPVTPKKVPVTPKEKVKPAPTKKEAEIVKEKKAEPVTPKKAPVTKAKPAKKKKEVETPKEKAKPVILTKEQEGAPKNATLAKERVKIVPMKKVVKAPKEKVKVSAKIKAEVPQKNISLTKEKAKVVPLKKVPVTPKEKVKPAPTTKEAEVLKEKKAEPVTPKKAPVAKAKPAPAKKKKEVEAPKEKAKPAAVKKEAKPALAKKVEVAKEKPKPAQEKKAPSKKEAEIKKEKLKSLLKKEPKVTKEKVKPAVKKDILRKKIKPVHVKKEVEAPKEKDKPAAVKKAMLRKKTKAVPVRRVEKKAEKEEKAKEDRVLKEIQESAKKEKAATKKAAKEEKVKAEPSVSDSLLMEDELPYFQCFFVDEDEAQFPFYAFSPLQI; encoded by the exons ggGCCAAACCTGCCTCTGCTACTGCAGCCGGTGGCTCCAATGGAGCAGCAGCACCACAGCCGGGCTTCCTCAGATCCGGAGCTCTGAGTCTCCTCAATAAGCTGAAGGTGTCCGTGGAGCTGCTGATCGCCCTGGCTGCTCTGCTCTCCTGGGTGGTCGTGGGTGTGGTGATGTTTGACTTTGTGGAGTACAAAGCAGTCCCTG ACATTCAGCAAATCATTACGGACCCTGTTAAAGCTGTAAACGATGCTGTGGATGAAGCCACCAGCCTGCTCAATAAGTTTCAAG AATGTGCACCTGATTTAAGTGACCCCATGTCTGCTGCCACTTATGCAGCTGAGGAAATATCAGCAGCAAAAGATGGAGTTGTTCGATACTTTTCAGATGAGGAAG GGACCTTCTACCTCAGCTACATCGACCCTGTTGTCATTGGTAGACGAGCTTTCCATTCAACTAATGACTTCATGTGTGGAGTGGTGGGCGGCTGCAGGGACACACTATGTACTGTTGTGGACTCTATATTAGATACCATACAGGAGATAAATAAAG GAAAAATTGATCTTAGCTACATAGACCCTGTGGTAATAGGCAGAGGTGTCTTCAATGTTACTAATGAGTTCGTGTGTGGAGTGGTGGGCTACATCCAGGGTGTGCTCTGTTCGATACTGGACACTATACTGGATGTAGTGAAAG gagtCACTGACATTAGCTTCATAGACCCAGTAGTAATCGGCAGGAATACCTTCGGCGCTACTAATGACTTTGTGAATGGAATAGTGGGCTACATCCAGAGCGTACTCTGTACCATCATAGACAGTATCCTGGAAATAGTTAAAG gaACAACTGACATTAGCTTCATTGACCCTGTGGTTATTGGCAGGAATGTCTTCAGTGTTACTAATGACTTTGTGAGTGGAATAGCAGGATACATCCAGGATGTGCTCTGTGTAATCTTGGATGTGATACTGGACACATTAAAAG ATATTCAGCAGGCAGTGGGATTCAGTCCCATGTCGGTTCTGAAGACAACTGCGGACATCACCAAAGAACAGATCAGCATGCTTGTGAGCTACTTCTCAGCAACACTGATTGGTGAAGAAG gaaTCATGCCTGAAGTGTCCCTCGACCCCATGAAGGTTGTTGAGGATGCAGTGCTGGAGTTCACAGACAAGAAAGATTTGTTTGTGGCTTATATGTCAAGCATGTTGGTTGGTGATCAAG gTGAACCTGCCGCCCCTCCAGTTGTAAATGTAGTAACTGAAAAAG ATGAAGCTGTCGCTGCCCCATCTGACATCAATTTGGTGAGAAGGAAAG GTGAATTTCTGCCTCCATTTGAAAAAG TTGCAGAGATCTTACACACTGCCAAAGATGAAGCTGCTCCTGCTGCAGAGTTAAGTGAAGACTCaaagacggaggaggaggaggaggagaaggaggaggaggaggaggaggaggaggctgaagTGCCACCTGAAGCCGCTAGTGAAGCAGATGTGCAGGATGCAGAGGAAGATGAGG TGAAACATGTCGACCTTGAAGAAAAAGAATCTGAAACTCCTCTGGAGGAGGAAATCCTTGATCATGACagcaaggaggaggagaaggaagaggctgataaagaggaagaagaggagattATAACAGAGGAAGCTGCAGAGCAGTTGGAGAAAGAGGAAGgcgaggaacaggaggaggacaaaaaagaagaggagggtgAAGAAGATCAAGGAAAGACAGAGGAGGCTGTGgatgaagaagatgaggagGCACAAGCAGCAGACGGGGTGGTAGaagacaaagaggaggaggaggagatcaaaactgaagatgttttggtagaagaagaggaggaggaagtggaggaggagatcAAAACTGAAGATTATTTggtagaagaagaggaggaggaagtggaggaggagatcaaaactgatgatgttttggtagaagaagaggaggaggaagaggaggaggagatcaaAACTGAAGATGATTTggtagaagaagaggaggagaaagaggaggaggagatcaaAACTGAAGATGATTTggtagaagaagaggaggaggaagaggaggaggagatcgaAACTGAAGATGCTTTggtagaagaagaggaggaggaagaggaggagaccaAAACAATAGATGCTTtggtagaagaggaggaggaggaggagaccaaaacagaagaTGCTTTGctagaagatgaagatgaggaggaggaggaggaggccaaaCCTGAAGAAGTTTTGTTAGAagatgaggagaaggagaaagaggaggaggagaccaaaacagaagaagacttggcagaagatgaagatgaggagaaggaggaggagaccaAAACTGAAGATGTTTTGTTAGAAGacgaagatgaggaggaggaggaggaggaggatgaggaagatgaTAAGACCAAAACTGACAAAGACTTGGCAGAAGATGTGGAGAAGGAGGAACCAAAACTTGAAGACCtagcagaagaagaggaggaggaggaggaggaagaggaggaggaggaggaagagcaagaggaggaggaggaggttaaGTCAGAAGAAGAGGATGAAAGAGTCCAacaaaccatcaaaattacTGACGATGATGCCAGAGATCAGTTCGAGAAAACTGATGAAGAAGATCAGGATCTAGAAATGGACaatgaggatgaagaggaggaggaaggagaaaaactGGACTATGTAGAGATCAAGGAGGATGATAAAGATGCAGAAGAAGAACCATTAGTCCAACAGCTTGATCTTAAAATTCTGGCATCAGAAAAGCTCCATATTGATCAGATACCTGAATCTGAAGAAGAAACTTTACTACCTGAACATGATGAAGACGAATTCGCTGACATTGTTGATGATCAcgatgaaaacaacaacaacagtgagAGCAGAAAGACTGAGCCTAAACGTAAGAGGAAGGTTCATGTTCCCTTTGAGAAGCTCAGACGAGTCGGATCCAGAGCGCCTCACAAAGAAGAACATCTCAGCAAACATGAGAAAG TTCTCAAAGAGGCAAAGGAAAGACATGCAATTAAAGAAGTTAAAGATGCCATTGTTAAAG AAGAGGAGCCAGTGAAGAAGGCTCtcaaagaagaggaagatgcGAAGAAGCTGcccaaagaaaagaaacaagtaAAGAAACTCCtcaaagaagagaaagaaataaagaaaccctctaaagaaaagaaagaggtgAAGAAACCAGccaaagaagaggaggaagtcaAGAAACCTCTCAAAGAAGAGAAGGTGAAGAAACAactcaaagaagaaaaagaagtcaAGAAACCACCTAAAGAGCACAAAGAAGTAAGGAAACATAAGAGACTTTctaaaaaagaggaagaagtgaAAGAACGAcccaaagaagaaaaagaaatcaagaaaCCTCTTAGAGACAAGAAAGAAGTGAAGAAGCCACctagagaagagaaagaaaccaAGAAACCTCctaaagaggagaaagaaattAAGAAACCTCCcaaaaaggagaaagaggagaagagacCTCCTAAAGCTGCAGAAGTGacgaaagaagagaagaaacctcctaaagaagagaaagaggagaagaaaccTATTAAAGAAGCTAAAGATAAAcataaacctgaaaataaagaGGAGAGGGCCCTTAAAAAGGAGAGGGATGTGAAGAAACCTCttaaagaagagaaagaggtAAAGAAATCTCccaaagaagaggagagaccatctaagaaggagaaagaagttAGGAAACTTCtcaaggaggaaaaagaagccAAGAAACCAGCCAAAGaagacaaggaggaggagaaacctctcaaaacagagagagaagagaagataccttctaaaaaacagaaagaagtgaAGAAACCACccaaagaagagaaagaagtcaAGAAACCACccaaagaagagaaagaagtcaAGAAACCtcaaaaagaagagaaagaaccCAAGAAACCTACCAAAGATGAGAAAGAACCCGAGAAACCTACCAAAGACGAAAAAGAACCCAAGAAACCTAccaaagaagagaaagaaatcaAGAAACCTCAAAAGGAAGATAAAGAAGTTAAGAAACctctgaaaaaagagaaagaagaaaaggaaactcccaaagaaaagagagaagtgAAGAAACCTtccaaagaagacaaaaaggagaagaaacctatcaaagaagagacagaagatGAGAAACCTCACAAAGAAGCCAAGATACCTACCAAAGATGAGAAAGAAGTAAAGAAACCTCacaaggaagagaaagaagttAAGAAACCTcccaaagaagaaaaagaaggaaagaaacctCTCAAAGATAAGGAAATTGAGAAACTCCTCAAACAAGTCAAAGAAGAAAAGGAATCTCCCAAAGACAAGAAAGGAGTGAAGCAACCTTCAGAagacaaaaaagtcaagaaacCTATCAAAGatgagaaagaagagaagaaacctcttgaagaaaagagagaaatgaaGAAACCTTCCAAAGAGgacaaagaggaaaagaaaccccttaaagaaaagaaggaagtaAAGAAAccttctgaagaagaaaagaaaccccttaaagaaaagaaggaagtgAAGAAGccttctgaagaagaaaagaaaccccttaaagaaaagaaggaagtgAAGAAAccttctgaagaagaaaagaaaccccttaaagaaaagaaggaagtgAAGAAGccttctgaagaagaaaagaaaccccttaaagaaaagaaggaagtgAAGAAAccttctgaagaagaaaagaaaccccttaaagaaaagaaggaagtgAAGAAACCTtctgaagaagagaagaaaccCCTTAAAGAAAGGGAGGTGAAGACACCTCCCAAAGAagataaaaaagagaaagaggagaagaaaccTATTAAAGAAGCCAAAAAAGAGGCAgaatcaaagaaagaaaagatttcAAAAGATGGAAAGGAACCAATAAAGCCTTCTAAACAAGAGAAAGAAATCAAGACAACTaccaaagaagacaaagaacCAACGAAGAAGAGAGTCACCAAGACAG AAGCTAAACCCAAAAAGTCTGCAAAGAGAATTAAAGTAGTCAAGAAGGAAGTTGCATCTGTCCTCAAGAAGGAGCATCTTAATGTTACCAAAGCAG CTGAAGAACCCAAGAAGTCTGCAAAGGTGCTTAAATTTGCTAAAAAGCAAATAGCTCCTGCCCTGAAAAAGGAACATAAGAATGTTACTAAAGCAG CAGAGGTTCCTGAAGTCCCAAAGGTGACAGCCAAACCAGAAGTGACAAAGAAAG TGGCAGCTCCCAAGGAGGCCAAGAAGGAACCAAAGCAAAAAATCAAACGTAAACCTGTAAAACCag ATATCGATGCAgtgaaggaaaaggaaaaagcagCCCCTAAAAAGAAAG aaGCTGAAGTTTCTGAACTAAAGCCCAAACCTGGTCAGAAAG atgCTGCAGTTACTAAAGAAAAAGCCAAGCGAGCTCCACCAAAGAAGG AAGTTccaaagaaaaaggccaaagCAGCTCCAGCAAAGAAAG AGGCTGCTGCTCCTAAAGAAAAGGTCAAACCAGTCATCTTGACCAAAG AACAAGAAGGTGCTCCCAAAAATGCCACTCTGGCCAAAGAGAGGGTCAAAATAGTGCCTATGAAGAAAG TGGTCAAGGcaccaaaaaaagaagtcaaagcTGTCTCTGCAAAGACAA aatctgcaaaaatcaagacaaaaccAACACCGGTAGTTAAAG agGCAGAAGCACCACACAAAAATGTGTCTCTAACAAAGGAGAAGGTGAAGGTGGTGCCACTGAAGAAAG TGCCTGTAACTCCGAAAGAAAAAGTCAAAGCAGCACCAACAAAAAAAG AAGCTGAAGTTCTCAAGGAGAAGAAGGCTGAGCCAGTGACTCCAAAGAAAG CGGCAAAACCAACACCTGCTAAAAAGAAGAAAG TGCCTGAAActccaaaagaaaaagtcaaaccAGCATTAACAAAAAAAG AAGCTGAACTTCTCAAGGAGAAGAAGCCTGAGCCAGTGACTCCCAAGAAAG AAGCTGAAGTTCTCAAGGAGAAGAAGGCTGAGCCAGTGACTCCCAAGAAAG AAGCTGAAGTTCTCAAGGAGAAGGTGGCTGAGCCAGTGACTCCCAAGAAAG CACCTGTTTCCAAGGCAAAACCAACACCTGCTAAAAAGAAGAAAG AACCTgcaaaaatcaagacaaaaccAGCACCAGTTGTTAAAG AGGCAGAAGCACCACACAAAAATGTGTCTCTAACCAAGGAGAAGGTGAAGGTGGTGCCACTAAAGAAAG TGCCTGTAActccaaaagaaaaagtcaaaccACCACCAACGAAAAAAG AAGCTGAAGTTCTCAAGGAGAGGAAGGCTGAGCCAGTGACTCCCAAGAAAG AAGCTGAAGTTCTCAAGGAGAAGAAGGCTGAGCCAGTGACTCCCAAGAAAg CGCCTGTTTCTAAGGCAAAACCAGCACCTGCTAAAAAGAAGAAAG aaGCCAAAGTTCTTAAGGAGAAGAAGCCTGAGCCAGTGACTCCCAAGAAAG CATCTGTTGCTAAGACAAAACCAGCACCAGTTGTTAAAG aggCAGAAGCACCACACAAAAATGTGTCTCTAAGCAAGGAAAGGGTGAAGGTGGTGCCACTGAAGAAAG tgcCTGTAACTCCGAAAGAAAAAGTCAAACCAGCACCAACAAAGAAAG AAGCTGAAGTTCTCAAGGAGAAGAAGGCTGAGCCAGTGACTCCAAAGAAAG caCCTGTTTCTAAGGCAAAACCAGCACCTGCTAAAAAGAAGAAAG tGCCTGTGActccaaaagaaaaagttgaaCCAGCACCAACAAAAAAAG ATGCTGAAGTTCTCAAGGAGAAGAAGGCTGAGCCAGTGATTCCCAAGAAAG CACCTGTTTCTAAGGCAAAACCAGCACCTGCTAAAAAGAAGAAAG AAGTGGAGGCTCCTAAGGAAAAGGTCAAACCAGTCATCTTGACCAAAG AACAAGAAGGTGCTCCCAAAAATGCCACTCTGGCCAAAGAGAGGGTCAAAATAGTGCCTATGAAGAAAG aggtCAAGGTGCCAAAAGAGAAGGTCAAAGTCTCTGCAAAGACAA aACCTgcaaaaatcaagacaaaaccAACACCAGTAGTAAAAG aGGCAGAAGCACCACACAAAAATATCTCTCTAACCAAGGAGAAGGTGAAGGTGGTGCCACTGAAGAAAG tGCCTGTAACTCTGAAAGAAAAAGTCAAACCAGCACCAGTGAAAAAAG AAGCTGAAGTTCTCAAGGAGAAGAAGGCTGAGCCAGTGACTCCCAAGAAAG TGCCTGTAACTCcgaaagaaaaagtgaaaccaGCACCAACTAAAAAAG AAGCTGAAATTGTCAAGGAAAAGAAGGCTGAGCCAGTGACTCCCAAGAAAG CACCTGTTACAAAGGCAAAACctgctaaaaagaaaaaag aagtgGAGACTCCAAAAGAAAAGGCCAAACCAGTCATCTTGACCAAAG AACAAGAAGGTGCTCCCAAAAATGCCACTCTGGCCAAAGAAAGGGTCAAAATAGTGCCTATGAAGAAAG tgGTCAAAGCACCAAAAGAGAAAGTCAAAGTCTCTGCTAAGATAA AGGCAGAAGTACCACAGAAAAATATCTCTCTAACAAAGGAGAAGGCCAAAGTGGTGCCACTGAAGAAAG tGCCTGTAActccaaaagaaaaagtgaaaccaGCACCAACAACAAAAG AAGCTGAAGTTCTCAAGGAGAAGAAGGCTGAGCCAGTGACTCCCAAGAAAG CACCTGTTGCTAAGGCAAAACCAGCACCTGCTAAAAAGAAGAAAG AAGTGGAGGCTCCTAAAGAAAAGGCCAAACCTGCTGCAGTAAAGAAAG AGGCCAAGCCAGCCCTGGCCAAAAAAG TAGAGGTTGCAAAGGAGAAACCTAAACCAGCTCAAGAAAAGAAAg CTCCTTCtaaaaaagaagctgaaataaagaaggaaaagctcaaatCCCTCCTAAAGAAAG AGCCCAaagtaacaaaagaaaaagtcaaaccAGCTGttaaaaaag ACATTTTGAGGAAAAAGATCAAACCTGTCCACGTGAAGAAAG AAGTGGAGGCTCCTAAAGAAAAGGACAAACCTGCAGCAGTAAAGAAAG CCATGTTGAGGAAAAAGACCAAAGCAGTCCCTGTGAGGAGAG ttgagaagaaggcagaaaaggaggagaaagctAAAG AGGATCGAGTTCTTAAAGAGATACAGGAGTCTGCAAAGAAAG AAAAAGCTGCGACGAAGAAAGCTGCCAAGGAGGAGAAAGTTAAAG CAGAGCCTTCTGTATCAGACAGCCTTCTCATGGAGG